TCTTTCAAGGGCCTTGGGGAATTAACCAAGCAGGAGCATAAGCATAAGCATAGCTATAATCCAATTTTACTTGTAATAACATtcataacttttttttaaagtaCAATCAAATCACAAACACAATTAAGAATTACTATGATTGATGGCAACCAGAAGAAAGTTTGATGCGTCAAGTATTTAAATCCGTTGGAATCACTCCATCCACATCTCTCAACCTACTCTGGGGCCTGCAGGAGGCCCATAGCAACATGCACACACAAAACTCAATTATCCTGTTCAAACACCTAAAATCCGGCTGGAGGGGAGTGAAAAGACCAAAGTAGATGCGACATACCAGTATGGAAAAgtacttatttttatggtttcTTGCTGGAGTGAACTGCTGAGATTGCTTCCCTTTCTTTGTATGTGGAACCTTACTGTAaggttttataatattttggacTATATGAGTAAAAGTACTGAAATATAGATGGACCCTTTCATGCATTATAATGTACATTGAAGGACATGAAACCCATGGATTTATGTTTTGGTGTTTGCTGAGCTCTTTGAAGCAAGCTACAATTTCATACTTAAGATCTACACCACATCATTAGATTATAAACCATCTTGTTTCCTTGatgcatatatatcttttggagaaattaagatCTTGAAGGCCAAGTAAacttgctcttttttttttgtgccaaGAACTTGCTCAagttttttacttctttaattATCAGGCACAAGAACTTACCATCCTTTTGGGATTGGTTTTATTCATGTGCATTAGAGGTTTAGTTACTACTCtctcgctttctctctctctctaccctGTAAGAAGTGGAAATAAAAATTTGCCTCTCTTTCCTTGATTTATGTTAGTAGTTTCCTGCTACCTTGCAGTATGAGGaatgcgtgtatatatatatatatatatatttgataagtaAAATATGGATAACAAGTGACGTTATGATTTCGCACGTTTTCTACTCGAGggattttccataatttttggtAGTTTATATTGTCCAAATAGGCTGGAACATGGTGTGCTAATTTGGTTTGATGCATGGCATTATTTGCAAATCATGTGTATTgaggtgtaattttatttagcGTATCATATTGAACAGTGAGACACTCATACTAGATATGTAGATGGTTGTTATATGACCAATGATATACAGATTAACAATGCCTGTGCAAGTGATTGAATGTTGTCAAAGTTAATTTTTTGGGTAGACTTTTGTTTGACATAGGGTTGAAAAATGCATTGGAATGTTGAACTATAAAAGGGACTTGACTTTTGCTGGGTCTAATTGGTGATAACTTCTTGAAGTTATCTTGATGCTAATTTAGCCCCACCTATTTTACTTGATGTTAATCACAAGTCAAATTTTGTCTATACACCTAACAACTAGGTAATAAACAAAGATGATTAATTTATGTCTTTACCAAAAATATGGCCCCAGAGAGAGTGGCATACCAAATGATGAATAATCAATCATATGGAAGGCTCTGAACTTTTAAGGCAGAGGATCTGATGAATTAAGGTATTTATGCATGTTTTGAAGTTGTCAGAATGGACCAGATGTCTGCACCTAACATAAAAGTGAAATTTTACATTCATCTTATGATAAATCATGCAGTATTAGCGTCGTGTTCATTGATTTTTACATGAATAATTTATAATCTACTAATCTTTTGGTTTTGATTACTCTACTGTTATGCAGACTGGTCTTGAAAAGAATCTGTTTGGAAGTCATCCAGTTTCCTTGCCAACAGAATTCCGTACTCCTCCTCCTGCTTTTGCATCAGATCCACTGATGGATGTCTCTGCCACTGGCAATAGCTCAGCCATAGTGGGAAAAGATACAGAAGGATTCTCAGCTGCAACTGGAACAGGCACAAATGATATTGTGGAGATAGAAGGCCCTAGTTCAATGAATTCCTCTCTATCTAATCAGCACTCCAGTTTTATGAAAAGTGCAAGTCCTGCTGGTGTAAGAGATTTCTCTTCACTATGCACATAAATCAGAATATGTTAGTCAAATAGTTTGTTGTCTTATTGCATATCCTGCTTATTCTTCATGATGTGTGCTGTTGTATTTTCCCCTATTAACTATCTTAAATAACTTTGGTGACATTGCAACAAAACATAGCCTGGTGCTACAACCCGAAAGAGTGCTGTCCAAGTTGATAGACAAAACTCTGAAATTTCGTATTAtgctgatgatgatgaagatgggAATCAGAAGAAGTACACAAGGAGGGGTTagtatattttcttcttcttgagtTGCTATTTTGTGGTTAAATGGCCTTGTCCATTGCAATATCTGAATTTCATTTTCCAAAGGATGAGATATTCAGACTCTCACCCTTGATAACCCTAGTATGTCTTCCTGTTTTAGGCTTATGGCTTTATTGCGGTAATTTAAAGCCCCTTATTCACCAAAGTGTTAAaaaccttttctttctttttttcttaatgaTTGTGGTCTAATTCATGGATCATTTTTCGACGAGCACtttggaattaaaattttttatgctGTTTATTGTAGGTTCTTTCCGCCATAAGTTTTTTAGGTCGTTGCTACCTTTCTGGTCGAGTGCATTACCAACACTACCAGTAACTGTACCTCCACGGAAAGATTCGTCAAATGCAGATGATATCCCAGAGGGCCGAGTGCGCCACCAAAGATCTTCAAGGATGGATCCAAGAAAAATTCTTCTCATCATAGCCATCATGTAACACTGCTCATCCTATTCTTTAATTTCACTTTGCTGTCTACAtccttgtttttcccttttaaaGTAAAGCTATGTTAGGAAATAGGACTTCTTTGACagaatggaaaatgaaaagaaaatgacaacCCATGCACATATTTTTACATGTACACATGaacattctttttccttttccgtTTCTTCCACAAGTCCTAGTTCCAAACATGGCATAATGGAAAATGcaggggaaaaaaagaaaaataaatatgacaaCGAACAGGAGTTAAAATTGCAAATGAGTGCCTGACAGCTGAATGAGAATGCATTCTAGTTTAAGTATTAGTCCGTCTGGCTTTCTTCTAATGCCAGTGTCAGTGTATTTCATCTGTCCTAGTGTTGAGACGTTACGTGAATGAAAATCCAACCCTTGTCATTTACGGACTGTCTGCGTGCATGCTTGATCCACATTTTGGGACTCCAGGTCCAACCTTTTGCACTGCATTAATCTTGTGCTGCTTACTTGTGAAACACATGGCCATAATCTTGTGCCGCTTGGACATCTAGCCATTTCTTATTTCTAGAAGCATGCATATTTTGAGAAACACAGTGGCCAAGTTTCTTTTTTGAGAAACACAGAGACCATAAATAACATGCATGTTTGTCCAGTAGATCATGGACAGCTATATCTATTGGTGCCGCTGGAGCATATACAGACTCACCGTTTAGATGCGAATGGCAGTAGTGGTATCTCTTGGTCTTTGCCCCGTTCCATTGCTCTGGATTTCATACCAATAAATAGACTGTTAAGTCAGTAGGTTAGATTatcaaaaatgagaattttgcatTGTACTTTTTGAGATGAAGTGGCATCtgattttctttaataaaatgcaGGGCATGCATGGCTACAATGGGCATTCTGTACTACAGACTTGCGCAGCGTGGTTTTGGCGAGGAGTTGCTGGATGatgagcagcagcagcagaagcAGCAGTGATCCAAAGTTTTTGTacttaaaaaaagaagagaggcCATTACAATGGCCTGAATGAAGCTGTGTATGGATCGGATTTCCTCCTCCTATTGCAAATGTGTCTGTTACTTCTTCTGCTTGGTGAGGTCCCTTTCTGTGAAAATATTCGCTTTATTCATAGTGCAGCTGCCGCATGAAAAATTGATTGATCCTCTGCTACTGTAAGgaattttcatttctgtttGTGTTGTAGTATTCTTCCTTTAGCAAAACTGACATCgttgatcttttcttttcttttcttttctttttttgttggaTGGCAAAGCCAGATGAggataaaattatttctttaaaatgatttatttgCAAGTATATTAGTTATCCATTCCagctaataataatatatatacctGGAACCTGGTGGATTAAAATGTGTTTGAAATCCTGCATTAGGATATAGGATGATGCGTGGAATTCTGTTCACGTTTGAAAATCCTCATTTCCAAAGTAGCTTACCAAAGCAAATGGTGACTCCTTGATAATTAGGATGGAATAGCTTGTTTTACTATTGGCCAGAGTCAAGAGTCAGAGCCAGAGGAAATTCAGTTGAGATGTCAAAACAGGTCGACCCATGAGCAGGCTCGCCGAGCCTTGATGCTGGGACAGTGTCAGGCCATGGGCCCAATACCTTCAGCCCAGCATATGACAATCTCTAGTCCAAGTCGGGCATATGTTGTTGAGCTTGTACCAAGACAAAAGGTGAAATGAATAAATCATTTGTGTATATTAGATCTCTTCTCACAAAAAGAATAacaattaaaatgttaaaaaagtGTTGGCTCAACCCCAACTCTTCGAGAGTTCATTTTTCCCGCACTTTGCGAACATGAACAAACAGTTTTCTGACTCCTCCATGGCCCCGCCCCAAAGGAGGTCTATGGCTctgcattaattgtattttgtcTAATAAAACAAGTTTATTagttaaataaacaaaacaataatAGGTTCCTTTTGATATTAACCACAAATGAAGAATGAAGCAAAACTTGTTCGGTTTCATTTTCCtgttttttcctctctttccaCTTTCATTTTGCTCTCTAGAAAGTCGAGGTCAGCGACTATGTATGTCCATAACAGTATTATTATGGTGGTAACATCAACTCTTAAACATCTGtcctgaatttttaatttattttattatcaaaaacaaatatataaacataattatttaGATCCCTACAAATCCCCAAGACCCAGACCCAGACCATCTCGGTGAAACGAAACAATGTACATGACTAATGATCTACTTACAAATATACAATCTCTGGGAAACTCTAATTAAACTACTGTTCAGTGGCAGTGTTGTAGGTAGGATGGTGATCAATAACATAtgtgataaattatataaatatatatatatattttttgtacatGAGCATCGACCATTATGAAGCTTTTATTATatagtttgtttttaaaagAAGATTGTGTACCTGCAAATGGCCTGCTGGCTGCCGCATCATCAGAATCATAAATCTTACGTGTTGGATCGTGCTCTTtcactcttatatatatatatatatatatgtgcataaatttattttaattagtttacaATCGaatcatcatttttattttatccaaATGCTATCTACACATTTAAtattgataattgaaaaaacTAACAGTGATTATATCTCTGactgaataatatttttttaattattacaataaaatatcaaaaatccactttttaataaatagcattattattgtttttaatgTCTGGCAGATAAGATAATACTATTGAATAGTAGAGCACATGCACAGGCACAGGCACAGGCACAGGCACAGGGTTACACATTTATGGTAAAGCTGAATCTAACTGAATTAAATagaatgtaaattattttttcttcatttaagAGAGtataacatgaaaaaaaatttataaaaacgaTGGAAATAGATTAAATAAAAGGGTacttaataacaaaaaattatcattaataccattttaaatttttaaaaattatgaatgttAACATTGTAAAAATATTGACCACCCAGATCTGATGTGACCCTATTCATCTGATGTTAACAAATAACCATTAATACCATTTTGCATTCTATTCCCTCACCCTAACTCATCTATAGCCAAAAGAAACATAAACCCAGATCTGATGTGAGTATTCTATTCTCACACATCACCTATTTGGAGCTAGaacaatttttgaagaaaaatattgaacATTTCCACATTAAAtggttattatattataaaaattattaagaaatagaAGCTAATGTAATTGCAATTGGACATCAGAACTGTCAATTAGACTCCCAGTTTCCCCTAATATTCTAATTGGCCACACGAGGAAGCCACTTCTTTCTACTTTGTAAACTTGATCTGATCTATGATTGGTCATGCAACGTCACCACATGCTATACTAATAgcttattcaaaaaaaaaaaaaaaaagccataATGCATTGACTTGTGGCTAATCATGACCAAATAATCTATAGAGATTTCTAGTGCTATACTGTCATGAACAGTAATTTATAACATCACATCCGCAATACTGTAGCTCTTCTGCTAGTGACTGATAATGAGCATTTAGGATCTAAATAAGATTTCTTGATCATATCAATATCTACATTATTTGATTTGTAAGCATGGAGGAAAATGTAAAAAGAAAGAGTGGGTGATAAATAGAGACAGAAATAACAAGCAAAGataaaaaggagaaggaaacaaaatgaaatgaaaagaagAGAGATGTTAAAGTTTCGTTAAGTATTTTGAGACTACGGCCAGCGCATTTTAGACTGCTGACAGGGAAGTGTACAACAGCCTGAAGCAATCTAGGTGTTGTGTACAATGTTTAACTTCCTTTAGCAGCATCCTGATAGGCTCCAGATATGGACTTACCCTGAACTTAATTTCCTGGAGAAATTATAAAGGAGAAACTAAAATGGCAAAAGCAAGTAACCTTAGGATCCACAGGGCAGTGCACGTGATATTGGTCCTTgtgtaactttttattttttaaacaattgaaGACATTAATTACCAATGCTCCCTTCTCTTGTCCCAAAGTCTCTATCTCTAACAGGCCATTGCTTTTAGTATTTGGTGCAACTATAAAAGTAATGTTATAACCTTCTAgtcttttgctacaaactttaTATAAACATTCAGTAGCACTCTTGAACATgcagagaaaaagagaaggataAAGAATATGCACAATATACTGCCCTGTAGTATCTGAAAGTTTAGGTTTTGGACCATGAGATTGATTTTCAAGGGAAGAAATTAATGAACACAGCTTGGGCCTTGAGATTGATTTTCAAGGGAAGAAATTAATGAACACAGCTTGGGCCTTGAGATTGATGGTCATGGGAGAAATTAATGAGCACAGCCTGTAAGTCAACAACATAATTTTATGAGCAATATTTGTTATTACCTGCTCACAAAAGTCTATCACCATGGCACCATTGGATTCAGGAAGAGATATAAGGGAGCTTAATTTGGCAACCATAcgttaaaattttgatattagagaactaaatataatttaagagaAGGGAATGTGCAGAATATTTCACCAAACTTGCAATGTTCTTCAGGATTCATCGTGCATCATTCAAGAACTCTAAACTATGCACCAAGAGTTATAGTTAATTGAGGCTATTGTTTTTGTTGGGCTGGATAATCTTTCTTGAGTATTGTTAGGTATTAATTCCTGAAAAAATCTTGATCATTTTAGCAATGTTCaggttgaaaaataaaataggagtCCTTAATGCACGAGACTCCTCATTCTACAAGGGTCATTGGATAATCTTTTTTGTAAGTAAATTTACCTTTACTTTGTGAAGAGACTATTTTCATGACTTAAACTCTTGACCAATCAATCAAAGGAGAAATCTTATCATTATAATCAAAACTtactattgttattattattattattataaagaaaatagtGCAATcagatttctttaatttttttccccaaGAATTCTCCTGAACTTAAAAATTTGGCAATTATAAGGTTAGTAATGGATAATTTAATAAACTCAACtaaaaattgtaatattttttaggaTCACAATATAtgaatcaatcaataaaaaaaaattctagatgGTGGGAACTCATCATATGTAGAAGCATGTCTTGTGTATTATGGATTTATTCTATTTAATGACCACGTCCATTCTCTCACACCTTTTTTGTGTTTATTAAAATTCTAGATGTTCAACTTAGAATTATTGAGGATTTTAAAAATGACTAACACGTCAAGATTTGAAGAGACTAACCCATCACCCCTTAGTTTATCCAGAAATGCTTCTTCCAAATCTCTCAACATCCTAATCCAAACAATATTTCGCATATCAATACCAATTCTTCAATTATATTGATTGAAGCCCACTCAAACTTTACCCTAAATTGTTGATACTTCACTACGTTCTCATTAAATTTTGGTATGAttcatcaaaacatcatttaaatatatataaaaagacaATTAATAAGCTTATCACGCTTCATGTTACCAACCAAGACTAAACAATTGAgttttttcaagttaatttggTGTAATAAATCAAGATTCAAAGCAACAAATGCCTTGTGGCTTCCCAAGATCAGTAGGGTAAGATTCTGTTTCAGAATCAAgacttttgtaattttaaactaaacaaGGCAGGAGATAAATCAACAAAGATGCATCTTTAATTGTTAACAACTCATGGATTCAGTAGTAAGGGTTAAATGTAAAAGCCTCCTAAGGCACATTCGATAGATGTACCATGGTTCAGCATTTCAACCCACCAAATAATGGATCCGTTAAGGCTTGGCCTAATTGGATATTTGGCCAAGGCATTAGGGGTATATCCATTCCTATCTTTCATACTTGCaattgttattaaataattaatccGTACTTCAAGATCTAATGCGGCGAACCGTATGGCACAACTGTTTAATTTAACATTCTCTCTCTCCACGCCTCTTAATATAAGTTAATATACTATAAAATAGGCACTGACTCATTCACATTCCCTTCTTATTATATATtcagataaataaataatcctTATCATGCTAAGAATGGTAAGACAAGTCTTGCCCAAAgcttattataaaaattatggaaaatagatggagcgtatatatgtatatgcaacATATATTAatgcaaaaaacaaaagaattaaatCATAACATCATAGGCAAAGATAACCTAGACGTGGCTGCTTGACGGTGTCAACATGGGCCTTAACGTTCTATAactaaaaatttgattttacgaAGGGGTAATGTACAATAGTaacaaaacacatttatttttttctctttaaaaggAAAACCCGAATAACTAGAGAAAAACATATTATCTTCTAACTTTGCAAGGGTCAACACAATGAGCATCTAAGACATCTGAAAAAATCTGCTACCAGGCTTCAAGTGTCATAAATCCCCCCATATTATCTTCTAACTTTGCATGGAAGACATCCGAAAAATCTGCTACCAGACATTCAAGTGTCATAAATCCCCCCCTTAAACCCATGAATCATATGACAGTTAACCACCCAATTTGTTAACTCCTAACTATCGACcttgatgtatataaaaaagCACATCCAACAACCAAAGTGTCGCCACAGCAGACCAACAATAATGACTATATGCTTTTGCATGGCAAAATAACCGTTTCCAGAAGTAAAAGATAAATGGAGTTTTATAGATTGGTTTAGCTTTGACAGAATAAGCATCTATTTAGAGGCTTCAGGGCCATTCTTTTGTTCAAGAGGATTCCTCTCTCACTGTCACAATAGGAAATTTATTGTAAGAAGTAGCGCAGGAAGGCAAAAACCGAAAATGTATCTTCAGCAACACCCCTATGCTATGGCCACCAAAAAATGGCCTTATTAGGTCAAAAGTAGTTACTTTAGTAACTTGCATAGAAAGAATTTCCTACAACACAGAAAGCTGTAATTACACTTGTATGTTGCCAAGGTAGTTGCAGTTataaagttaaatttaaaagtcGTTCTAAACAGGGATCATTTTCGTTTACATTTGTTATTTTCATCAGCTCGGAAatggaaaattttcagaaaCACTTTAAAAAGCTTAGTCTGTATAGATGCTCATATAAGATTAGGCCACTTGTTAAACTTTTTTCATGTTATTCAAGTGTTCCATAATGTTTCAGTGAGTCTTGATGTGTTTCAGTACAAACATTAGAATTTTGAGTTTCCAAAGAtgtttcatatcattttcctaCAAATGGGAATCTCTCGACCATTTCGATAGACATGAAACAAAATTTTGTTCCATGATTTTGGTAAGCTTTTTGATCTAACATTTgcttagattttattttattcaatggaTAATATCCAAACGTTATATCTTTTTCCTCATTACACATGACTTCCTAGAGTCATATTCCTGAAAGGTAAAATTAACTTTACATTTTCTCCCCTTTCACATGATTATCTAGTGTAACATCCCTGATAACCAAGATTCGCTCTCTAAGTACCAACAGCACTAATTATAAGCATCATCTTTTGCTATTAAAGTTGTCAATTTATATTGTACTTTTGATCTTATTAACAGATTTAGCTCTTTCTATATTAGATAGGTACGGGAAATTGATATTAGACATCCAAGAAAGGCCTTTCTCACTACGTAGAACAGATGAATTATTGATAGtcaaaaaaatatccaaaactaAGAAATGCATAGTGTATAGTTCAATAACATTCTCCTATATGCAGGTATATCTGATGCTGTTTGTTCCCCATAATTTGGTGATTGAAGATTTTAATACCCTCCAAAGTTGATAAATTTCCCTCAGACTaaaatgattaacaaaaatatttgtggTTATGCTTTCTGACTACTTAGATTACTATAAAAGAGATGAAATTCTACTCCCACTCCAAAGAAGTTATTTGTAAATTAAATGCT
This window of the Diospyros lotus cultivar Yz01 chromosome 5, ASM1463336v1, whole genome shotgun sequence genome carries:
- the LOC127802411 gene encoding uncharacterized protein LOC127802411, with translation MVVCKCRKATKLYCFVHKVPVCGECICFSEHQICVVRTYSEWVIDGEYDWPPKCCLCQAVIEEGTDPQTTRLGCLHIIHTNCLVSHIKGFPPHTAPAGYLCPACSIPIWPPKIIKDSGSRLHSKLKEAIMQTGLEKNLFGSHPVSLPTEFRTPPPAFASDPLMDVSATGNSSAIVGKDTEGFSAATGTGTNDIVEIEGPSSMNSSLSNQHSSFMKSASPAGPGATTRKSAVQVDRQNSEISYYADDDEDGNQKKYTRRGSFRHKFFRSLLPFWSSALPTLPVTVPPRKDSSNADDIPEGRVRHQRSSRMDPRKILLIIAIMACMATMGILYYRLAQRGFGEELLDDEQQQQKQQ